One window from the genome of Deinococcus reticulitermitis encodes:
- the chrA gene encoding chromate efflux transporter has protein sequence MRVPASAVFVAFLRLGLTSFGGPVAHLGFFRTEFVERRRWLSDPDYADVVALAQFLPGPASSQVGFAVGYLLAGWAGALAAWTAFTLPSALLLTAFALGLAHLGDVGSAGWVLGLKLAAAAVVAQAVAGMWAALVAGEGTPGRVRAALALGTAAGLLLWPGAWTQLLALVGCGLIGWKALPGPTGPGGGWAVPLSHRGGLALIGAVLGGLLLLPLIAPLSPLLAFAGAVYRAGALVFGGGHVVLPLLEAGLVPRFVGAPTFLAGYGAANAVPGPLFTFAGFLGAAQGRFSPLLGAAVGTVAIFLPGLLLIIGALPLWSRLSTWPGMRRALGGLNAGVVGLLLAALYDPVFTAAVRGPRDLALALLAYAALTAGRVPAWAVVALCALIGEALL, from the coding sequence GTGCGCGTTCCTGCCTCCGCTGTCTTCGTGGCCTTCTTGCGGCTGGGCCTGACCTCGTTCGGCGGCCCGGTGGCGCATCTGGGCTTTTTCCGCACCGAGTTCGTGGAGCGTCGGCGCTGGCTGAGCGATCCCGACTACGCCGACGTGGTGGCGCTCGCGCAGTTCCTGCCTGGCCCGGCGAGCAGCCAGGTGGGCTTCGCGGTGGGCTACCTGCTCGCCGGGTGGGCGGGGGCGCTGGCCGCCTGGACAGCCTTTACCCTGCCAAGCGCCCTGCTGCTCACGGCCTTCGCGCTCGGGCTGGCGCACCTGGGCGACGTGGGAAGCGCGGGGTGGGTGCTGGGGCTCAAGCTCGCCGCCGCGGCGGTGGTGGCCCAGGCGGTGGCCGGCATGTGGGCGGCGCTCGTCGCGGGAGAGGGCACGCCCGGGCGGGTGCGCGCGGCGCTCGCCCTGGGCACGGCGGCGGGGCTGCTGCTGTGGCCGGGGGCCTGGACCCAACTGCTGGCGCTGGTGGGGTGCGGGCTGATCGGCTGGAAGGCGCTGCCGGGCCCAACCGGGCCGGGGGGAGGGTGGGCGGTGCCTCTCTCGCACCGGGGAGGCCTCGCCCTGATCGGCGCCGTGCTCGGCGGGCTGCTGCTGCTCCCCCTGATCGCGCCCCTGTCTCCGCTGCTCGCCTTTGCCGGTGCAGTGTACCGGGCCGGGGCGCTCGTCTTCGGGGGTGGGCACGTCGTGCTGCCCCTGCTCGAAGCGGGTCTCGTGCCGCGCTTCGTGGGCGCGCCGACCTTCCTCGCCGGGTACGGGGCGGCCAACGCTGTGCCGGGGCCGCTCTTCACGTTTGCGGGCTTTCTCGGGGCGGCGCAGGGCCGGTTCAGTCCGCTGCTGGGCGCCGCCGTCGGGACCGTCGCCATCTTCCTGCCGGGCCTGCTCCTGATCATCGGGGCCCTGCCCCTGTGGTCGCGCCTGAGCACCTGGCCGGGGATGCGGCGGGCGCTCGGCGGGTTGAATGCCGGGGTGGTGGGGCTGCTGCTCGCCGCGCTGTATGACCCGGTGTTCACGGCGGCGGTGCGCGGCCCGCGTGATCTCGCGCTCGCGCTGCTCGCCTACGCCGCACTCACCGCCGGCCGGGTGCCGGCGTGGGCGGTGGTCGCTCTGTGCGCCTTGATCGGGGAAGCGCTGCTCTGA
- a CDS encoding HD domain-containing protein, translated as MALPTPDAAEVLLLEAECLNPGPWVPHSRNVARAARFIAQRHPTLDPVRVHTLGLLHDLGRRTGPNKDRHILDGYEYLLGLGYDEAARVALTHSFPGAVLDTIQCHWDGTPAERARVEAAFAQVTLNEEDWLIQLCDVLALPDGFCTVQERQVDIGLRYGVGERTSEKWRAQLGLKRHFDAACGVNIYRLLPGLTERLLS; from the coding sequence ATGGCCTTGCCCACCCCCGACGCCGCCGAAGTCCTGCTGCTCGAAGCCGAGTGCCTGAACCCAGGCCCCTGGGTGCCCCACTCGCGCAATGTCGCCCGGGCCGCACGCTTCATCGCCCAGCGCCACCCGACCCTCGACCCGGTGCGGGTGCATACGCTGGGGCTGCTGCACGACCTCGGGCGCCGGACCGGGCCGAACAAGGACCGCCACATCCTCGACGGCTACGAGTACCTCCTCGGGCTGGGTTACGACGAGGCCGCGCGCGTCGCCCTGACCCACAGCTTTCCCGGCGCCGTACTCGACACCATCCAGTGCCACTGGGACGGAACCCCCGCCGAACGGGCGCGCGTCGAGGCTGCCTTCGCCCAGGTCACGCTGAACGAGGAAGACTGGCTGATTCAGCTGTGCGACGTGCTGGCGCTGCCCGACGGGTTTTGCACGGTGCAGGAGCGGCAGGTGGACATTGGCCTGCGCTACGGCGTGGGCGAGCGGACCTCGGAGAAGTGGCGGGCGCAACTCGGCCTCAAGCGTCACTTCGACGCGGCGTGCGGCGTCAACATCTATCGCCTGCTGCCGGGCCTCACCGAGCGGCTGCTGAG
- the rny gene encoding ribonuclease Y — translation MPTWFVILAFLLGLMAGFLLWRAAGIRQQAEVDDRLQREAQAEAEALLAQAQQRARQLGEEADQHRQDAFRKVQEAERRVLDAERRAQEAAERDAQAAAHEARLSEQREQVGHLRTLLEAEREQAKADALAQREALAADRLETRREREELGREIERLGRRAEQLDARSDKLDALEERLEAGLREIHAQEQDLAERFRQVDLKLYEVAGLTPEAAREQIMGQLDAELEEEKAIRVKAMTERASAEARRSARSIIAQAIQRSASETSAQLSVSVVPIPNDAMKGRLIGREGRNIRAFEALTGVDLIIDDTPEAVILSSFNPVRREVARHVLDALVADGRIHPTRIEEMVHKAQDDMKSFIHTQGEEAAIEAGVVGLKPGLVQLLGRMYFRTSYGQNVLKHSVQVAHLTGIMADELGLDAGLARRAGLMHDVGKSIDREIDGTHVEIGINLAKRFGEPLEVIDAIAHHHDPENGETLYSVLVAAADAISAARPGARREELESYVRRLEQLEQIAVAFPGVQQAYAIQAGREVRVIVQPEKVTDAQATLLAREIAGRVEQDMEYPGQVQVTVVRESRAVEVAR, via the coding sequence ATGCCCACATGGTTCGTCATCCTGGCGTTTCTCTTGGGGCTGATGGCTGGCTTTCTTCTCTGGCGCGCCGCCGGAATTCGGCAACAGGCCGAGGTCGACGACCGCCTACAGCGCGAGGCGCAGGCCGAGGCCGAGGCGCTTCTCGCGCAGGCACAGCAGCGCGCGCGGCAACTGGGTGAAGAAGCCGATCAGCACCGACAAGACGCCTTCAGAAAAGTGCAGGAAGCCGAGCGCCGTGTCCTTGATGCCGAGCGCCGGGCCCAGGAAGCCGCCGAGCGCGACGCGCAGGCCGCCGCCCACGAAGCGCGGCTCTCCGAGCAGCGCGAACAGGTCGGCCACCTGCGGACCCTGCTCGAAGCCGAGCGCGAGCAGGCCAAAGCGGACGCGCTCGCCCAGCGCGAGGCCCTCGCCGCCGACCGCTTAGAAACCCGGCGTGAGCGCGAGGAACTCGGGCGCGAGATCGAGCGCCTCGGCCGCCGCGCCGAGCAGCTCGACGCCCGCAGCGACAAGCTCGATGCCCTTGAGGAACGGCTGGAAGCCGGCCTGCGCGAGATCCATGCCCAGGAGCAGGACCTCGCCGAGCGTTTCCGGCAGGTCGACCTCAAGCTCTACGAGGTCGCGGGGCTGACCCCCGAAGCCGCGCGCGAGCAGATCATGGGTCAGCTTGACGCGGAGCTCGAGGAAGAAAAGGCCATCCGCGTCAAGGCGATGACCGAGCGGGCGAGCGCAGAAGCCCGGCGCAGCGCCCGATCGATCATCGCGCAGGCGATTCAGCGCTCGGCGTCGGAAACGAGCGCGCAGCTCTCGGTCAGCGTCGTGCCGATCCCCAACGACGCGATGAAGGGCCGCCTGATCGGGCGTGAGGGGCGCAACATCCGCGCCTTCGAGGCCCTGACCGGCGTCGACCTGATCATCGACGATACCCCCGAAGCGGTGATTCTCTCCTCCTTCAACCCGGTGCGGCGCGAGGTGGCCCGGCACGTCCTCGACGCGCTGGTGGCCGACGGGCGCATCCACCCCACCCGCATCGAGGAGATGGTCCACAAGGCCCAGGACGACATGAAGTCCTTCATCCACACCCAGGGCGAGGAGGCAGCCATCGAGGCGGGGGTGGTCGGGCTCAAGCCGGGGCTGGTGCAGCTGCTGGGCCGGATGTATTTCCGCACGAGTTACGGCCAGAACGTGCTCAAACACTCGGTGCAGGTCGCCCACCTCACCGGGATCATGGCCGACGAACTCGGCCTCGACGCGGGGCTGGCCCGCCGGGCCGGACTGATGCACGACGTGGGCAAGAGCATCGACCGCGAGATCGACGGCACCCACGTCGAGATCGGCATCAACCTCGCCAAGCGCTTCGGCGAGCCGCTGGAAGTGATCGACGCGATCGCCCACCACCACGACCCGGAAAACGGCGAGACGCTGTACTCGGTTCTCGTGGCTGCCGCCGACGCGATCAGTGCGGCGCGGCCCGGGGCCCGGCGCGAGGAACTCGAGTCCTACGTGCGCCGCCTAGAGCAGCTCGAGCAGATCGCGGTCGCCTTCCCCGGCGTGCAGCAGGCCTACGCGATTCAGGCGGGCCGCGAGGTGCGCGTGATCGTGCAGCCTGAAAAGGTCACCGACGCCCAGGCCACGCTGCTCGCCCGCGAGATCGCCGGGCGGGTTGAGCAGGACATGGAGTATCCCGGCCAGGTGCAGGTCACCGTCGTGCGCGAGAGCCGCGCGGTGGAAGTCGCCCGCTGA
- a CDS encoding response regulator transcription factor, with amino-acid sequence MLAQILIVEDDPHLGPLLRDYLSADYQVHHAATLRDAQGWLGTHSPQLVLLDLNLPDGDGLDLVQALRQYSSTPVLVLSARSGVQERVQGLNVGADDYLTKPFAMPELDARITALLRRTAAGTGVNLGNTSLSTSSLLLTVNDKNINLTEHEARILELMMRTPERVFSRADIESHLYGWETPNSNSVEVRISQLRKKLETAGSDLRIRTIRNVGYVLQA; translated from the coding sequence ATGCTTGCCCAGATTCTGATTGTCGAGGATGATCCCCACCTCGGTCCGCTGCTGCGCGACTACCTGTCTGCCGATTACCAGGTACACCACGCCGCGACCCTGCGCGACGCCCAGGGCTGGCTCGGCACCCACTCGCCCCAGCTGGTGCTGCTGGACCTCAACCTGCCCGACGGCGACGGCCTCGACCTCGTGCAGGCGCTGCGGCAGTATTCAAGCACGCCGGTTCTCGTGCTCTCGGCGCGCAGCGGCGTGCAGGAGCGGGTGCAGGGCCTGAATGTGGGGGCCGACGACTACCTCACCAAGCCCTTCGCGATGCCGGAACTCGACGCGCGCATCACCGCGCTGCTGCGCCGCACCGCCGCCGGCACCGGGGTCAACCTCGGCAATACCAGCCTCTCGACCTCCAGCCTGCTGCTGACCGTGAACGACAAGAACATCAACCTCACGGAGCACGAGGCGCGCATCCTCGAACTCATGATGCGCACCCCCGAGCGGGTCTTCTCGCGTGCCGACATCGAGTCGCACCTCTACGGCTGGGAGACGCCCAACTCCAACTCGGTGGAGGTCCGGATTTCGCAACTCCGCAAGAAGCTGGAGACGGCGGGCAGCGACCTGAGAATCCGCACGATCCGCAACGTGGGGTACGTGCTCCAAGCCTGA
- a CDS encoding GGDEF domain-containing protein, with the protein MTDPLTGLPNRRAFDLDVAQVLAGTSRARPRLLIMMDVHRFKTYNDIFGHATGDDVLRGLGRVLRRVLGGEGAYRLGGDEFALLPPTGTRPAHIAAHLEREVRAEAWPPGIGPVRLQAGAVLSTPGLSPHQWLRQADARLYRAKHARQGEDRWDVEFGRGDLGEPDAADEGAGDSGPP; encoded by the coding sequence CTGACGGACCCCCTGACCGGGCTGCCCAACCGCCGCGCCTTTGATCTCGATGTGGCGCAGGTGCTGGCCGGCACGTCCAGGGCCCGGCCCCGCCTCCTGATCATGATGGACGTGCACCGCTTCAAGACCTACAACGACATCTTCGGGCACGCCACCGGGGACGACGTGCTGCGCGGCCTCGGGCGCGTGCTGCGCCGGGTGCTCGGCGGGGAAGGCGCCTACCGGCTGGGCGGCGACGAATTCGCGCTGCTGCCCCCCACCGGCACCAGACCCGCACACATCGCCGCACACTTGGAGCGCGAAGTGCGCGCCGAGGCGTGGCCACCTGGCATCGGCCCGGTCCGGCTCCAGGCCGGCGCAGTCCTGAGCACGCCCGGCCTGAGCCCCCACCAATGGCTCAGGCAGGCCGACGCCCGGCTCTACCGCGCCAAACATGCCCGTCAGGGCGAGGACCGCTGGGACGTCGAGTTCGGACGCGGCGACCTGGGGGAGCCGGACGCTGCCGACGAGGGGGCAGGCGATTCGGGACCACCCTGA
- a CDS encoding GAF domain-containing protein: MFPAQITLLALREPDGHWRWELYEEDRRHTQFLPFYPDGILETVLSRGPCSIPDIDAYLDAQPQRVRRLVSETEVVLDVRAQEALPPPPNPVLSMLLVPLKVQGEAAGVLSLQSHQTHAFDATDLEFLELLGQHVAIALENAALREAHAPQPDGPPDRAAQPPRL, translated from the coding sequence CTGTTTCCCGCGCAGATCACGCTGCTCGCCCTGAGGGAACCGGACGGACACTGGCGCTGGGAGCTGTACGAGGAAGACCGCCGTCACACCCAGTTTCTGCCCTTCTACCCGGACGGAATCCTGGAGACGGTGCTGAGCAGGGGGCCGTGCTCGATTCCCGACATCGACGCCTACCTCGATGCCCAGCCCCAGCGGGTGCGCCGGCTGGTATCGGAGACCGAGGTGGTGCTTGATGTCCGCGCGCAGGAGGCGCTGCCGCCGCCGCCGAATCCCGTTCTCTCGATGCTGCTCGTGCCGCTCAAGGTCCAGGGGGAAGCCGCCGGAGTCCTCTCGCTGCAAAGCCACCAGACCCACGCTTTCGACGCCACCGACCTCGAATTCCTGGAGCTCCTCGGGCAGCACGTCGCCATCGCGCTCGAAAACGCCGCGCTGCGCGAGGCTCACGCGCCTCAGCCTGACGGACCCCCTGACCGGGCTGCCCAACCGCCGCGCCTTTGA
- a CDS encoding pyridoxal phosphate-dependent aminotransferase: MTSTQPRPQGGETGVRRAVRDIPAYPFTPIDVPIKLDQNENPADFPAELKARAAEKLLALPWNRYPDLHAETLRAAVARYEGWAEAGVVVTPGSNVLIKLLTELAGIGQTVVTSDPTFSVYTLEAQMLGAELVQVPLCDDFSLDVPATQAALDAHTPGLLYVTQPHAPTAHSDSPQAVRALVQYADARGWVTVIDEAYYQYAGRDYRDLVRECPNALSLRTFSKAWGLAGVRAGYLLASPQLAAQVQKLVSAFNLNFLTQAVLETALEHPEYMERSVREAVAERERVLAALSTHPTCQALPSQTNFFLLRTPDAEGAYRHLLARGIVVRRQDKLRGLQGCLRVAIGTPPENDALIAAVRELR; encoded by the coding sequence ATGACCTCGACCCAGCCTCGTCCTCAGGGAGGTGAGACCGGCGTGCGGCGCGCGGTGCGCGACATTCCGGCCTATCCGTTTACGCCTATTGACGTGCCGATCAAGCTCGACCAGAACGAGAACCCGGCCGACTTCCCAGCAGAACTCAAGGCCAGGGCCGCCGAGAAGCTGCTCGCGCTGCCCTGGAACCGTTACCCGGACCTCCACGCCGAGACGCTGCGGGCCGCGGTTGCCCGCTACGAGGGCTGGGCGGAGGCCGGCGTGGTCGTCACCCCCGGCAGCAACGTTCTGATCAAGCTGCTGACCGAACTCGCCGGCATTGGGCAGACGGTCGTGACCTCTGATCCCACCTTCAGTGTCTATACCCTCGAAGCGCAGATGCTCGGGGCCGAGCTCGTGCAGGTGCCGCTGTGTGACGACTTCTCGCTGGACGTGCCGGCCACCCAGGCGGCGCTAGACGCCCACACGCCGGGGCTGCTCTACGTGACGCAGCCGCACGCCCCCACGGCCCACAGCGACTCGCCGCAGGCGGTGCGCGCCCTGGTGCAGTACGCCGACGCGCGCGGCTGGGTCACGGTGATCGACGAGGCGTACTACCAGTACGCGGGGCGCGACTACCGCGACCTCGTGCGCGAGTGCCCGAATGCGCTCAGCCTGCGGACCTTCAGCAAGGCGTGGGGCCTGGCGGGCGTACGCGCGGGTTACCTGCTCGCCTCGCCCCAACTCGCCGCGCAGGTGCAAAAGCTCGTGTCGGCTTTCAACCTCAATTTCCTGACCCAGGCGGTGCTCGAAACGGCACTGGAACACCCCGAGTACATGGAGCGCAGCGTCCGCGAGGCGGTGGCCGAGCGCGAGCGGGTGCTGGCGGCGCTGAGCACGCATCCGACCTGTCAGGCGCTGCCGAGCCAGACCAATTTCTTCCTGCTGCGCACGCCTGACGCCGAGGGGGCGTACCGGCACCTGCTCGCGCGCGGCATCGTCGTGCGCCGGCAGGACAAGCTGCGCGGCCTTCAGGGCTGCTTGCGGGTCGCCATCGGCACGCCCCCCGAGAACGACGCCCTGATCGCGGCGGTGCGCGAGCTGCGCTGA
- a CDS encoding YkgJ family cysteine cluster protein, with amino-acid sequence MTDLFSAPPGLPPRSTLRRDCVACGACCSAPDITALSKPLGVACRHLEAFQPGVGCLCRIYAARPPVCRSYAPDWVCGEVAPLPTLEARTQRFLDLYGLEGGGAPAGGLSP; translated from the coding sequence ATGACTGACCTCTTCTCTGCACCTCCCGGTCTGCCGCCGCGCTCGACCCTGCGCCGGGACTGCGTGGCGTGCGGAGCCTGCTGCTCGGCACCCGACATCACGGCGCTCTCCAAGCCGCTGGGGGTGGCGTGCCGGCATCTGGAGGCCTTCCAGCCGGGCGTGGGGTGCCTGTGCCGGATTTACGCGGCGCGGCCCCCGGTCTGCCGCAGCTACGCCCCCGACTGGGTGTGCGGTGAGGTGGCGCCGCTGCCGACGCTGGAGGCACGAACTCAGCGGTTTCTGGACCTCTACGGGCTGGAGGGCGGGGGGGCGCCTGCCGGGGGCCTGTCCCCCTGA